Genomic segment of Nocardiopsis mwathae:
TCTCCAAAACCGGCGGTTGGGGGTTCGAGTCCCTCCTGCCCTGCAAACGCCTCCCTCAACGCGGCGCATCGCCAGCGGGCGCGGCGGGACCCCCGCCACGGCAGGGGCCATGCCGAGAAGGTGCCGGACGGACCGTCGACTCCTAAGGACTTCAGGTGACACAGACCGACGCCGACGCGAAGCCCGAGAAGGAGCGCAAGCCTCGCACGGGTCCGGTGACCTTCACCAAGCAGGTCGTCGGTGAGCTCCGCAAAGTTCGCTGGCCTACCCGACGCGAACTGATCACGTACACGATCGTCGTCATCGTGTTCGTCCTCATCATGGTCGGCTACATCTCCCTGATCGACTTCGGCTTCGGTGAAGCCGTCACATGGCTCTACAGCACCCTCGGCAGCCCGCAGGCCTGACCGCACTCCGCTCCGGGCCCTACCGGCTCCGTCGTCCGGCTTCTTCTCGGCGCGCCGTGCTCGGTTGAGTCCGGCCTGGTCCCATCGCGGCCGATGAGACCGTAAGCTGGCAGAAACCGGCACCGGCGCCATCGACGATGCGCCGATCCGCGAGCGCGTAACCGACGAGAGAAAGAGCAGCCGTGTCCGAGTCCCCACTGACCTCTGGCGACCTCCCCGCTGAGGAAACTGATCAGTCGTCGGAGGAAGCGACCGGTCAGCCCGCCGAGCAGGTGGAGCCCGAGGCGTCCGACGCCGAGGCGCACGAGGCCGCCGACGCCGGTACGACCGGCGAAGCCGCCGACTCCAACGAGGACGGTGCCGCCGCCGAGGGTGAGGAGCCCGGGGAGGCGGCAGCGCCCGAGCTGCCCAAGCTCGACCCGGTCGAGGAGTTCAAGATGGAACTCCGGCTGCTTCCCGGCGACTGGTACGTCGTGCACACGTACGCCGGCTACGAGAACCGGGTGAAGGCCAACGTCGAGAGTCGCACCCAGTCGCTCAACATGGAGGACTACATCTTCCAGGTCGAGGTGCCCACGCAGGAGGTCACCGAGGTCAAGAGCGGCAAGCGGCAGCAGGTCACCGAGAAGGTGCTGCCCGGCTACGTCCTGGTCCGCATGGAGCTGACCGACGAGTCCTGGTCGGCCATCCGCAACACCCCGGGCGTCACCGGCTTCGTGGGCCTGTCCAACAAGCCCGCCCCGCTCAGCCTCCAGGAGGTCGCCGACCTGCTGGCGCCCGAGGC
This window contains:
- the secE gene encoding preprotein translocase subunit SecE, which encodes MTQTDADAKPEKERKPRTGPVTFTKQVVGELRKVRWPTRRELITYTIVVIVFVLIMVGYISLIDFGFGEAVTWLYSTLGSPQA
- the nusG gene encoding transcription termination/antitermination protein NusG; this translates as MSESPLTSGDLPAEETDQSSEEATGQPAEQVEPEASDAEAHEAADAGTTGEAADSNEDGAAAEGEEPGEAAAPELPKLDPVEEFKMELRLLPGDWYVVHTYAGYENRVKANVESRTQSLNMEDYIFQVEVPTQEVTEVKSGKRQQVTEKVLPGYVLVRMELTDESWSAIRNTPGVTGFVGLSNKPAPLSLQEVADLLAPEAEEEPEETKKEKAEVRSDVAYEIGESVTVMEGPFATLPATVSEINPDTQKLKVLVSIFGRETPVELAFNQVSKI